In one Sphingomonas sp. AP4-R1 genomic region, the following are encoded:
- the pnp gene encoding polyribonucleotide nucleotidyltransferase: MFDIKKTEIQWGGKTLTLETGRVARQANGAVLATLGETVVLCAVTAAKSVKEGQDFFPLTVHYQEKYSAAGRIPGGFFKRERGATEKETLVSRLIDRPIRPLFPEGFYNEINVIAQVLSYDGENEPDILAMVAASAALTISGVPFMGPIGAARVGYIDGEYVLNPSAEVTKTSDLDLVVAATGNAVMMVESEAKELSEEIMLGAVQFAHKACREAVNGIIDLAEKAAKEPWEMAEQADLSAAKDKLKKLVGKDITAAYKVTDKSKRSNLLNDARAKAKAAFADATPQDQMAAGKLMKKLEAEIVRGAILKNGSRIDGRTTTQIRPIEAMVHFLPRAHGSALFTRGETQSICSTTLGTKDAEQMIDGLSGLSYERFMLHYNFPPYSVGEVGRFGAPGRREVGHGKLAWRALHPVLPTAEEFPYTIRVLSDITESNGSSSMATVCGGSLSMMDAGVPLKRPVSGIAMGLILEGKDFAILSDILGDEDHLGDMDFKVAGTSEGITTMQMDIKVAGITEEIMRVALEQAKEGRAHILGEMAKALTSVGELSAHAPRIETMTVPKDKIRDVIGTGGKVIREIVATTGAKVDIEDDGTVKISSSDPEKIAAARKWIEGITMEAEVGKVYTGKVASMVDFGAFVTFMPGKDGLVHISEIKNERVAKVSDVLSEGQDVKVKVLEIDGRGKVRLSMRVVDQETGAELEDTRPAREPREGGDRGDRGDRGDRPRGDRRREGGDRGGRGGDRGPRREGGDRGPRRERSEGGDEAPAPFAPAFLNRDDD; this comes from the coding sequence ATGTTCGATATCAAGAAGACGGAAATCCAGTGGGGCGGCAAGACCCTCACCCTGGAAACGGGCCGCGTTGCCCGCCAGGCCAACGGCGCGGTGCTCGCGACGCTCGGCGAGACGGTGGTGCTCTGCGCGGTGACCGCCGCCAAGTCCGTCAAGGAAGGGCAGGATTTCTTCCCGCTCACCGTCCACTATCAGGAAAAGTATAGCGCGGCCGGCCGCATCCCCGGCGGCTTCTTCAAGCGCGAGCGCGGCGCGACCGAGAAGGAGACGCTCGTCTCCCGCCTCATCGACCGCCCGATCCGCCCCCTCTTCCCCGAGGGTTTCTACAACGAGATCAACGTCATCGCCCAGGTTCTGAGCTATGATGGCGAGAATGAGCCGGACATCCTCGCGATGGTCGCCGCGTCCGCCGCGCTCACCATTTCGGGCGTGCCCTTCATGGGCCCGATCGGCGCCGCGCGCGTCGGCTATATCGACGGCGAATATGTGCTGAACCCGTCGGCCGAAGTCACCAAGACGAGCGATCTCGACCTCGTCGTCGCCGCCACCGGCAATGCCGTGATGATGGTGGAATCCGAAGCCAAGGAGCTTTCGGAAGAGATCATGCTCGGCGCCGTCCAGTTCGCGCACAAGGCGTGCCGCGAAGCCGTCAACGGCATCATCGATCTGGCCGAGAAGGCCGCGAAGGAGCCCTGGGAAATGGCCGAGCAGGCCGATCTCTCGGCCGCCAAGGACAAGCTGAAGAAGCTCGTCGGCAAGGACATCACCGCCGCCTACAAGGTGACGGACAAGTCCAAGCGCTCGAACCTGCTGAACGATGCCCGCGCCAAGGCGAAGGCCGCGTTCGCCGACGCCACGCCGCAGGACCAGATGGCCGCCGGCAAGCTGATGAAGAAGCTGGAAGCCGAGATCGTCCGCGGCGCCATCCTGAAGAACGGCTCGCGCATCGACGGCCGCACCACCACGCAGATCCGTCCGATCGAGGCGATGGTGCACTTCCTGCCGCGCGCCCACGGTTCGGCCCTGTTCACGCGCGGCGAGACGCAGTCCATCTGCTCCACCACGCTGGGCACCAAGGACGCCGAGCAGATGATCGACGGCCTCTCCGGCCTGTCGTACGAGCGCTTCATGCTCCACTACAACTTCCCGCCCTATTCGGTCGGTGAAGTCGGCCGCTTCGGCGCGCCGGGCCGCCGCGAAGTCGGCCACGGCAAGCTGGCGTGGCGCGCCCTCCACCCGGTCCTGCCGACGGCGGAGGAATTCCCCTACACGATCCGCGTCCTGTCGGACATCACGGAGAGCAACGGCTCTTCTTCGATGGCCACCGTCTGCGGCGGCTCGCTGTCGATGATGGATGCCGGCGTGCCGCTGAAGCGCCCGGTTTCGGGCATCGCGATGGGCCTGATCCTGGAAGGCAAGGATTTCGCGATCCTGTCCGACATCCTGGGCGACGAGGATCACCTCGGCGACATGGATTTCAAGGTGGCCGGCACGTCCGAAGGCATCACCACGATGCAGATGGACATCAAGGTCGCGGGCATCACCGAAGAGATCATGCGCGTCGCTCTCGAGCAGGCCAAGGAAGGCCGCGCGCACATCCTGGGCGAGATGGCCAAGGCGCTCACCTCGGTGGGCGAACTGTCGGCTCACGCGCCGCGCATCGAGACGATGACGGTGCCCAAGGACAAGATCCGCGACGTGATCGGCACGGGCGGCAAGGTGATCCGCGAGATCGTGGCCACCACCGGCGCCAAGGTCGACATCGAGGATGACGGCACGGTCAAGATCTCGTCGTCCGACCCCGAGAAGATTGCGGCCGCCCGCAAGTGGATCGAGGGCATCACGATGGAGGCCGAGGTCGGCAAGGTCTACACCGGCAAGGTCGCCTCGATGGTGGACTTCGGTGCCTTCGTCACGTTCATGCCCGGCAAGGACGGCCTCGTTCACATCTCCGAGATCAAGAACGAGCGCGTCGCCAAGGTGTCCGACGTCCTGAGCGAAGGCCAGGACGTGAAGGTCAAGGTCCTCGAGATCGACGGCCGCGGCAAGGTCCGTCTGTCGATGCGCGTCGTCGATCAGGAAACCGGCGCCGAGCTGGAAGACACCCGCCCGGCCCGCGAGCCGCGCGAGGGTGGTGATCGCGGCGACCGTGGCGACCGCGGTGACCGTCCGCGCGGCGACCGTCGCCGTGAAGGCGGCGATCGTGGCGGCCGTGGTGGTGACCGCGGCCCCCGTCGCGAAGGCGGTGATCGCGGCCCGCGCCGTGAGCGCAGCGAAGGCGGCGACGAGGCTCCGGCCCCGTTCGCACCGGCCTTCCTGAACCGCGACGACGATTGA
- the rpsO gene encoding 30S ribosomal protein S15, whose protein sequence is MTITAARKAEIIKDNAQVEGDTGSPEVQIAILTERITNLTEHFKTHAKDNHSRRGLLMMVNNRRSLLDYLKKKDANRYSALIAKLGLRK, encoded by the coding sequence ATGACGATCACCGCAGCCCGCAAGGCCGAAATCATCAAGGACAACGCCCAGGTCGAGGGCGATACCGGATCCCCCGAGGTCCAGATCGCGATCCTCACCGAGCGCATCACCAACCTGACCGAGCATTTCAAGACCCACGCGAAGGACAATCATTCGCGTCGCGGTCTGCTGATGATGGTGAACAACCGTCGCAGCCTGCTCGATTACCTGAAGAAGAAGGACGCCAACCGCTATAGCGCTCTCATCGCTAAGCTCGGCCTTCGCAAGTGA
- the truB gene encoding tRNA pseudouridine(55) synthase TruB, which produces MSAIKTPLHGWLILDKPLELGSTQGVSAVKRALRVAGHPKARVGHGGTLDPLATGVLPIAIGEATKLAGRMLDSDKVYDFTIRFGAQTSTLDAEGESVAESDVRPTLAEIEAILPRFTGPIEQVPPAYSALKVDGKRAYALARAGEEVELAKRAVTIHALQILPIADGSPPHAARREELDSITLSASVSKGTYIRSLARDIALALGTVGHVTMLRRTKAGPFTLQQAISLDKLDESARGASLQELLLPLTAGLDDIPVLAVSPDQAVALRQGRRLVGTAASPGLHLAVEGITPIALVEMDQDIKVVRGFNLMSE; this is translated from the coding sequence GTGAGCGCGATCAAGACACCGCTCCACGGCTGGCTGATCCTCGACAAGCCGCTGGAGTTGGGCTCGACGCAGGGCGTCTCCGCCGTGAAGCGCGCGCTGCGCGTGGCGGGGCATCCCAAGGCGCGCGTCGGCCATGGCGGCACGCTCGATCCGCTGGCGACCGGCGTGCTGCCGATCGCGATCGGCGAGGCGACCAAGCTCGCCGGGCGGATGCTCGACAGCGACAAGGTCTATGATTTCACGATCCGCTTCGGCGCGCAGACCTCGACGCTGGATGCCGAGGGCGAGAGCGTTGCGGAAAGCGACGTGCGGCCGACGCTGGCAGAGATCGAGGCGATCCTGCCACGCTTCACCGGCCCGATCGAGCAGGTGCCCCCCGCTTATTCGGCGCTGAAGGTGGACGGGAAGCGGGCCTATGCGCTGGCGCGGGCGGGCGAGGAGGTGGAACTCGCCAAGCGGGCGGTGACGATCCACGCGCTTCAGATCCTCCCCATCGCAGATGGCTCCCCTCCCCACGCTGCGCGCAGGGAGGAACTGGACAGCATCACCCTCTCCGCCTCCGTCTCCAAGGGCACCTATATCCGCAGCCTCGCGCGCGATATCGCGCTGGCGCTGGGCACGGTCGGCCATGTCACGATGCTCCGCCGCACCAAGGCCGGGCCCTTCACCCTCCAGCAGGCGATATCGCTGGACAAATTGGACGAGTCCGCTAGAGGGGCGTCGCTGCAGGAGCTGCTCCTGCCGCTGACGGCCGGACTGGACGACATCCCGGTCCTCGCCGTCTCCCCCGATCAGGCCGTGGCGCTCCGTCAGGGACGCAGGCTCGTCGGGACCGCAGCATCACCGGGTCTCCATCTCGCGGTCGAGGGCATTACGCCCATAGCGCTCGTGGAAATGGATCAGGACATCAAGGTGGTGCGCGGGTTCAACCTGATGTCGGAGTGA
- a CDS encoding GNAT family N-acetyltransferase, translated as MLESPPSEGSLRLIRLSEAHRAALGAACAEDPDIWAIYPVNFGPDAFDAAFDILLARTDRIIFAVHDGDRLVGMSGYILTMLANQTVEIGNTYLRPSARGTGFNGRLKRLMIDHAFACGIRRVELRADTRNERSCAAIAKIGGVLEGVLREERATWTGYVRDTCVFSILKREWQATGVTGTADA; from the coding sequence GTGCTGGAGAGTCCTCCGTCCGAGGGCTCGCTCCGCCTCATCCGCCTCTCGGAGGCGCATCGCGCCGCGCTGGGCGCGGCCTGCGCCGAGGATCCGGACATCTGGGCCATCTATCCGGTCAATTTCGGGCCGGACGCGTTCGACGCGGCGTTCGATATCCTGCTGGCGCGGACCGACCGGATCATCTTCGCGGTGCATGACGGCGATCGGCTGGTCGGCATGAGCGGCTATATCCTGACGATGCTCGCCAACCAGACGGTGGAGATCGGCAACACCTATCTGCGCCCCTCCGCGCGCGGCACCGGCTTCAACGGGCGACTCAAGCGGCTGATGATCGATCATGCCTTCGCCTGCGGGATCCGCCGGGTGGAGCTGCGCGCCGACACGCGCAATGAGCGGTCCTGCGCGGCCATCGCCAAGATCGGCGGCGTGCTGGAAGGCGTGCTGCGCGAGGAACGCGCGACCTGGACGGGCTATGTGCGCGACACGTGCGTCTTCTCGATCCTGAAGCGCGAATGGCAGGCCACTGGAGTGACGGGCACGGCTGACGCATAA
- the rbfA gene encoding 30S ribosome-binding factor RbfA produces MRTNQTTEGRSVRLLRVGEQVRHKLADILMRGDVHDDVLAKHPVSVTEVRMSPDLRHAMVFVKPMLGREEEIVLKALRTNTAYLQSEIAKAVNLKYAAKLRFELDESFDEGARIDALLNSPTVRRDLDEEDV; encoded by the coding sequence ATGCGTACGAACCAGACCACCGAAGGTCGCTCCGTGCGCCTGCTGCGCGTGGGCGAGCAGGTGCGCCACAAGCTGGCCGATATTCTGATGCGCGGCGACGTGCATGATGACGTGCTCGCCAAGCACCCCGTTTCCGTCACCGAAGTGCGGATGTCCCCCGATCTGCGCCATGCGATGGTCTTCGTGAAGCCGATGCTCGGCCGCGAGGAGGAGATCGTGCTCAAGGCGCTTCGCACCAACACGGCCTATCTCCAGAGCGAGATCGCCAAGGCCGTGAACCTCAAATATGCGGCGAAACTCCGCTTCGAACTCGACGAAAGCTTTGACGAAGGCGCACGGATCGATGCGCTGCTTAACTCTCCGACGGTGAGGCGGGACCTGGATGAAGAAGACGTTTGA
- a CDS encoding DUF2171 domain-containing protein: MGYERNDRRYGGGYGDDRNRDFGSDSGRSYGSSYGRGGAPRSDYNDYRGNRFGDRSDYGRSDYGREPRGYDYQDRGFFDRAGDEVRSWFGDEEAERRRRADERLDARYEGRADPRYRDGGRFAPYGSGYAGPTFGSGYGPDVGGGYSPSDYGAGRGAGATGNWGLGAGNDRNDWARDPGYHSWRERQIGEFDQDYAEYRLEHQQKFDNEFHSWRQTRQGQRGLLAQVQEHQEVVGSDGQHVGTVDHVRGDRIKLTKSDQDARGHHHSIPSSWLVSVDDKITISKTADQAKAHWRDEDRNSGDLFGRDDDRSTRLNRSFSGTY, encoded by the coding sequence ATGGGTTACGAGCGTAACGATCGCCGCTACGGCGGCGGCTATGGTGATGACCGCAATCGCGATTTCGGCAGCGATTCCGGCCGCTCCTACGGCTCTTCCTACGGTCGCGGCGGCGCGCCCCGCAGCGACTATAACGATTATCGCGGCAACCGTTTCGGTGACCGAAGCGATTATGGGCGGAGCGATTATGGTCGCGAGCCGCGCGGCTATGATTATCAGGACCGTGGATTCTTCGATCGCGCCGGCGACGAGGTCCGTTCGTGGTTCGGCGATGAAGAGGCTGAGCGCCGCCGCCGCGCCGACGAGCGCCTCGATGCGCGCTATGAGGGCCGCGCCGATCCGCGCTACCGCGATGGCGGCCGCTTCGCGCCTTACGGTTCCGGCTATGCCGGCCCGACCTTCGGCTCCGGTTACGGCCCCGATGTCGGCGGCGGTTACAGCCCCAGCGACTATGGCGCGGGACGCGGCGCCGGTGCGACCGGCAATTGGGGCCTCGGCGCGGGCAATGATCGCAACGATTGGGCGCGCGATCCCGGCTATCATTCGTGGCGCGAGCGCCAGATCGGCGAGTTCGATCAGGATTATGCCGAATATCGGCTCGAGCATCAGCAGAAGTTCGACAATGAATTTCACAGCTGGCGCCAGACCCGTCAGGGCCAGCGCGGCCTGCTCGCCCAGGTGCAGGAGCATCAGGAGGTGGTCGGCTCGGACGGCCAGCATGTCGGCACCGTCGATCATGTCCGTGGCGATCGCATCAAGCTGACCAAAAGCGATCAGGATGCGCGCGGCCATCACCACTCGATCCCGTCTTCGTGGCTCGTGTCGGTCGATGACAAGATCACGATCAGCAAGACGGCCGATCAGGCGAAGGCGCACTGGCGTGACGAGGATCGCAACAGCGGCGATCTGTTCGGGCGCGACGACGATCGCAGCACCCGGCTCAACCGGAGCTTTTCGGGCACTTACTGA
- a CDS encoding cytochrome c produces MVVMKAVRFALIATGALASFSVAAAPADVITARQQGYKQIGRAFKAIGDSLKATPDVALIRTNAAVIAQQAPKITSWFPAGTGKEAGVKTGALPAIWSQRAEFDADAKKFADAAKAFNGVAAKGNVDEIKTAAGALGQTCKGCHTTFRERDS; encoded by the coding sequence ATGGTCGTCATGAAGGCCGTCAGGTTCGCTTTGATCGCAACGGGGGCGCTGGCCTCTTTCTCCGTCGCCGCCGCGCCGGCCGACGTCATCACGGCCCGCCAGCAGGGCTACAAGCAGATCGGCCGCGCCTTCAAGGCGATCGGGGACAGCCTGAAGGCCACGCCGGACGTGGCCCTGATCCGCACCAACGCCGCCGTGATCGCGCAGCAGGCGCCCAAGATCACGAGCTGGTTTCCCGCCGGCACCGGCAAGGAAGCGGGCGTGAAGACCGGCGCCCTCCCGGCCATCTGGTCGCAGCGCGCCGAATTCGATGCCGATGCCAAGAAGTTCGCCGATGCCGCCAAAGCGTTCAACGGCGTCGCCGCCAAGGGCAATGTCGACGAGATCAAGACGGCCGCAGGCGCGCTCGGCCAGACCTGCAAGGGCTGCCACACCACCTTCCGCGAGCGCGATTCGTGA
- a CDS encoding cytochrome b/b6 domain-containing protein, whose protein sequence is MSLIPEAGARVRLWDWPVRICHWSFVILLPVQWWTMKKGMIDWHMRLGLVMLALVLFRIVWGFIGPETARFSRFVKGPGPILAYLRGKAEPVVGHNPVGALSVIALLGLLAAQVGVGLFTQDVDGFASGPLAIWISYDAADKARHWHGLIFNLLLAFVALHLLAILFYTFVKRDNLVRPMVTGYRRFAEAVTPPRFAPLWRLALAIVVAAGIAWWVSKGAPIPGVKPPPPSDPFALALQAFRRA, encoded by the coding sequence GTGAGCCTCATCCCTGAGGCGGGCGCCCGCGTCCGCCTTTGGGACTGGCCGGTCCGCATCTGCCACTGGTCGTTCGTGATCCTGCTTCCCGTCCAGTGGTGGACAATGAAGAAGGGCATGATCGACTGGCACATGCGCCTCGGTCTCGTGATGCTGGCGCTGGTGCTGTTCCGCATAGTGTGGGGTTTCATCGGGCCGGAGACGGCGCGCTTCAGCCGCTTCGTGAAGGGGCCGGGGCCGATCCTCGCCTATCTGCGCGGGAAAGCGGAGCCGGTCGTCGGTCACAATCCGGTCGGCGCGCTCAGCGTGATCGCCTTGCTGGGGCTGCTCGCCGCGCAGGTGGGCGTGGGCCTGTTCACACAGGACGTCGATGGCTTCGCCTCGGGCCCGCTCGCCATCTGGATATCCTATGATGCGGCGGACAAGGCGCGCCATTGGCACGGGCTGATCTTCAACCTGCTGCTCGCTTTCGTCGCGCTGCATCTGCTGGCGATCCTGTTCTACACCTTCGTGAAGCGCGACAATCTCGTGCGGCCGATGGTGACCGGCTATCGCCGCTTCGCCGAGGCGGTGACCCCGCCGCGCTTTGCGCCGCTGTGGCGGCTGGCGCTGGCGATCGTTGTTGCGGCGGGCATCGCCTGGTGGGTCAGCAAGGGCGCGCCGATCCCCGGCGTGAAGCCCCCACCGCCCAGCGATCCGTTCGCGCTGGCGCTGCAGGCGTTCCGGCGGGCGTGA
- a CDS encoding sodium:calcium antiporter has protein sequence MPSLILPLVLLIGSAVIIYLSCEFFVNGVEWVGRKLAVGTQATGTVLAAFGTALPESVVTLVAVAFGASAASKELGIGAALGGPLALSTIAYATVGVVLLATRQRFPHTAEVRADFKGLRDDQAWFLVLFALKVALGLVLFSFKAWTGLLFLAAYGVYVLREMRGESSIAEEEEMEPLRLQPKAAEPRTSLALLQTGLALVVIFLASRTFVAQLGVIGPALGLHPQLVALLLSPIATELPETMNAIIWVRQGKYRLALANISGAMMIQATIPTAFGLFFTPWLLGHELLISAGVTAAAILTMLVTFSRGVISRRLLAAMGLFYVAFVGILVAVTFA, from the coding sequence ATGCCAAGCCTGATCCTGCCGCTCGTCCTGCTCATCGGTTCGGCCGTCATCATCTATCTGTCGTGCGAGTTTTTCGTGAACGGCGTCGAGTGGGTCGGCCGCAAGCTCGCGGTCGGCACGCAGGCGACGGGCACGGTGCTGGCGGCGTTCGGCACGGCGCTGCCGGAAAGCGTGGTGACGCTGGTGGCGGTGGCCTTCGGCGCCAGCGCGGCCTCCAAGGAGCTAGGCATTGGCGCGGCGCTCGGTGGCCCGCTCGCGCTCTCCACGATCGCTTATGCGACGGTGGGCGTCGTGCTGCTCGCCACCCGCCAGCGTTTTCCGCACACCGCCGAAGTACGCGCCGATTTCAAGGGTTTGCGCGACGATCAGGCCTGGTTTCTCGTCCTGTTCGCGCTGAAGGTCGCGCTGGGCCTCGTCCTCTTCTCGTTCAAGGCGTGGACCGGCCTGCTCTTCCTCGCCGCCTACGGCGTCTATGTGCTGCGCGAGATGCGCGGCGAGAGCAGCATCGCGGAAGAGGAGGAGATGGAGCCGCTCCGCCTCCAGCCCAAGGCGGCGGAGCCGCGCACGTCGCTGGCGCTTCTCCAGACCGGGCTGGCGCTGGTCGTGATCTTCCTCGCCTCGCGGACCTTCGTGGCGCAACTTGGGGTAATCGGCCCGGCTTTGGGGCTGCATCCGCAGCTGGTCGCGCTGCTGCTCAGCCCGATCGCGACCGAACTGCCCGAGACGATGAACGCGATCATCTGGGTGCGGCAGGGCAAATATCGCCTCGCGCTGGCCAACATCTCCGGCGCGATGATGATCCAGGCGACGATCCCCACCGCCTTCGGCCTGTTCTTCACGCCCTGGCTGCTGGGCCACGAACTGCTGATCTCGGCGGGCGTGACGGCGGCGGCGATCCTGACGATGCTGGTGACCTTCTCGCGCGGCGTGATCTCGCGGCGCCTGCTGGCGGCGATGGGGCTGTTCTACGTGGCCTTCGTGGGGATCCTGGTGGCGGTCACGTTCGCCTAG
- a CDS encoding neutral zinc metallopeptidase: MRLDDYRDSDNVEQQSGGGGGGLGFGGGGGGGLGLLFGLIGSRFGIGGILVLVVGMMLLGMNPLSLLGGGGGAPQQARIEQKSAAQVCAADPAHRFSCRVLASTEDTWAKLFQAQGARYSPTVLSFYSRSGVSGCGAAQSAMGPFYCPTDRKVYLDTEFFDELANRFKAGGDFAQAYVIAHEVGHHVQNLTGIADKVRAGQQQTNEAGGNALQVKMELQADCYAGVWAANNRDRIEPGDVEEGMRAAQAIGDDTLQREAGRTPMPDSFTHGTSAERMAWLKRGLDSGDPAQCDTFTGSIDR, translated from the coding sequence ATGCGGCTCGACGATTACCGGGACAGCGACAATGTCGAGCAGCAGAGTGGCGGAGGTGGCGGCGGACTGGGCTTCGGCGGAGGCGGAGGTGGCGGCCTTGGCCTGCTCTTCGGGCTGATCGGCAGCCGCTTCGGCATTGGCGGCATCCTCGTCCTCGTCGTCGGCATGATGCTGCTCGGCATGAACCCGCTGTCGCTGCTCGGCGGCGGCGGCGGTGCGCCCCAGCAGGCGCGGATCGAGCAGAAGAGCGCGGCCCAGGTCTGCGCGGCCGATCCCGCGCACCGCTTCTCCTGCCGCGTGCTGGCCAGCACCGAGGATACGTGGGCCAAGCTCTTCCAGGCGCAGGGCGCCCGCTATTCGCCGACGGTCCTGAGCTTCTACAGCCGCAGCGGCGTCTCCGGCTGCGGCGCCGCGCAATCGGCGATGGGCCCCTTCTACTGCCCGACCGATCGCAAAGTGTATCTCGACACCGAATTTTTCGATGAACTCGCCAATCGCTTCAAGGCGGGCGGCGATTTCGCCCAAGCCTATGTGATCGCCCACGAAGTGGGCCATCACGTCCAGAACCTCACCGGCATCGCCGACAAGGTGCGTGCCGGGCAGCAGCAGACGAACGAGGCGGGCGGCAACGCGCTGCAGGTGAAGATGGAACTGCAGGCCGATTGCTATGCGGGCGTGTGGGCCGCGAACAATCGCGACCGGATCGAGCCGGGCGACGTGGAGGAAGGGATGCGCGCCGCGCAGGCGATCGGCGACGATACGCTCCAGCGCGAGGCCGGCCGCACGCCGATGCCCGACAGCTTCACCCACGGCACCTCGGCCGAACGCATGGCCTGGCTGAAGCGCGGGCTGGATTCGGGCGATCCGGCGCAGTGCGATACGTTCACGGGCTCGATCGACCGGTAA
- a CDS encoding patatin-like phospholipase family protein, whose product MAEADPAARLLPLPDQVALVLQGGGALGSFQVGVFEALEERGIAPNWLAGISIGAVNAALIAGNPPGKRMAALEAFWEETSSSLPSFPLMTGDNSREWLHEWSAAVVATTGVPGMFGPRWLSPFLAMNGSCEALSFYDTAPLKNTLDKLVDWDLLNAGPVRLSVGAVEIESGNFCFFDTTRERIDARHIMASGALPPGLPPVEIDGKYWWDGGLVSNTPLTHILDNQEEDMLVFQVDLFSASNPSRPRTISDVVARAKEIQFSSRTRQVSDMILKLRREREAIRNVLKKLPPAMKDDPDVAKLDALANERALSLVQLIYRANAWEGGARDYEFSARTMREHWAAGRVAVTETMTKSSVLARNILDGKTAAFDLVPR is encoded by the coding sequence ATGGCCGAAGCAGACCCCGCCGCCCGCTTGCTCCCCCTGCCGGACCAGGTGGCGCTCGTTCTCCAGGGCGGGGGCGCGCTGGGCTCGTTCCAGGTCGGCGTGTTCGAGGCGCTGGAGGAGCGCGGCATCGCGCCCAACTGGCTGGCCGGCATTTCCATCGGTGCGGTCAATGCGGCGCTGATCGCGGGCAATCCGCCGGGCAAGCGCATGGCCGCGCTGGAGGCCTTCTGGGAGGAAACCTCCTCCAGCCTGCCCAGCTTCCCCCTGATGACCGGCGACAACAGCCGCGAATGGCTGCACGAATGGTCCGCCGCCGTCGTCGCCACGACGGGCGTACCCGGCATGTTCGGCCCGCGCTGGCTCTCACCCTTCCTCGCGATGAACGGATCGTGCGAGGCGCTGAGCTTCTATGACACCGCGCCCCTGAAGAACACGTTGGACAAACTGGTCGACTGGGATCTGCTGAACGCGGGGCCGGTGCGGCTGTCGGTGGGGGCGGTCGAGATCGAGAGCGGCAATTTCTGCTTCTTCGACACGACCCGCGAGCGGATCGACGCGCGCCACATCATGGCATCCGGCGCGCTGCCGCCGGGCCTGCCGCCGGTGGAGATCGACGGCAAATATTGGTGGGACGGGGGCCTCGTCTCGAACACTCCGCTCACCCACATCCTGGACAATCAGGAGGAGGACATGCTCGTCTTCCAGGTGGATCTGTTCTCGGCCTCCAATCCGTCGCGCCCGCGCACGATCAGCGATGTCGTCGCCCGCGCGAAGGAGATCCAGTTTTCCAGCCGCACCCGGCAGGTATCGGACATGATTCTGAAGCTGCGCCGCGAGCGTGAGGCGATCCGCAACGTGCTGAAGAAATTGCCGCCCGCGATGAAGGACGATCCCGACGTGGCGAAGCTGGATGCGCTCGCCAACGAGCGCGCGCTGAGCCTCGTCCAGCTCATCTACCGCGCCAATGCGTGGGAAGGCGGTGCGCGCGATTATGAATTCTCCGCGCGCACGATGCGCGAGCATTGGGCGGCCGGCCGCGTCGCCGTGACCGAGACGATGACGAAATCCTCGGTGCTGGCCCGCAACATCCTCGACGGGAAGACGGCGGCCTTCGATCTGGTGCCGCGCTAG
- a CDS encoding signal transduction protein produces MNPLNVRFLVAGLLLLPVALTAQTAPLAAGMSLADFQSAGRSRMMALDVDGDGKISAKEFAARPGAAKAKGRMAKFADRMFDRLDTNKDGALDKGEIDAMLATRFQRMDTDKDGILSAAEREAARERLSGMMARQ; encoded by the coding sequence ATGAACCCGTTGAACGTGCGTTTTCTCGTGGCCGGCCTGCTCCTGCTGCCCGTGGCCCTGACCGCCCAGACCGCGCCCCTGGCCGCCGGCATGAGTCTCGCCGATTTCCAGTCGGCCGGACGTAGCCGCATGATGGCGCTGGACGTGGATGGCGATGGCAAGATCAGCGCGAAGGAATTCGCCGCGCGGCCGGGGGCCGCGAAGGCGAAGGGGCGCATGGCCAAGTTCGCGGATCGCATGTTCGATCGGCTGGATACCAACAAGGACGGCGCGCTCGACAAGGGCGAGATCGATGCGATGCTCGCGACGCGTTTCCAGCGTATGGATACGGACAAGGACGGCATCCTTTCCGCCGCCGAGCGCGAGGCCGCGCGCGAACGGCTGAGTGGGATGATGGCGCGGCAGTGA